A single window of Salvia splendens isolate huo1 chromosome 6, SspV2, whole genome shotgun sequence DNA harbors:
- the LOC121809559 gene encoding cell division cycle 20.2, cofactor of APC complex-like — translation METGNMNSSSTPNKSKSQLPLQEKLIQRRNSKENLDRFIPNRSAMDFDYANYMLTGKENPPTSSSPSREAYRKQLAETFNMNRTRILAFKNKPPTPVEAIPSDFSSAAHQVKSAKPRRHIPQTSERTLDAPDIVDDYYLNLLDWGGSNVLSIALGHTVYLWDASDGATSELVTIDDECGPVTSVKWAPDGRHIAVGLNNSEVQLWDSTSNRLLRTLKGGHRSRVGAMDWNNHILTTGGQDGLIFNNDVRVRSHIVETYTGHDQEVCGLKWSASGQQLASGGNDNVLQIWDRSMAASNAPTQWLHRLEEHTAAVKALAWCPFQSNLLASGGGAGDRCIKFWNTHTGSCLNSVDTGSQVCSLLWNKNERELLSSHGFTHNQLTLWKYPSMVKMAELTGHTSRVLYMAQSPDGCTVASAAGDETLRFWNVFGTPEVAKPAPKTKSEPFSHLNRIR, via the exons ATGGAAACAGGAAATATGAACTCATCTTCCACACCAAACAAGAGCAAGTCGCAGCTCCCGCTGCAAGAGAAGCTCATCCAAAGAAGAAATTCCAAGGAGAAT TTGGATCGCTTCATCCCAAATAGGTCGGCAATGGATTTCGACTACGCTAATTACATGCTTACAGGTAAGGAAAACCCACCCACCAGCTCTTCTCCATCTAGAGAAGCGTACAGGAAGCAGCTTGCAGAAACCTTCAACATGAACAGAACTCGGATTCTCGCTTTCAAAAACAAACCACCAACCCCGGTAGAGGCAATCCCCAGCGATTTCTCGTCTGCAGCTCACCAAGTCAAATCTGCCAAACCACGTCGTCACATTCCCCAG ACTTCTGAGAGGACACTAGATGCCCCTGATATTGTGGATGATTACTATCTGAATCTATTGGACTGGGGTGGCAGCAACGTTCTTTCCATCGCTCTTGGACACACTGTTTATCTGTGGGATGCTTCAGATGGGGCTACCTCTGAACTCGTTACCATCGATGACGAATGTGGCCCGGTTACCAGTGTCAAATGGGCTCCTGATGGAAGGCATATTGCTGTTGGTCTCAATAACTCAGAAGTTCAGCTTTGGGATTCCACCTCTAACAGGCTG CTGAGAACCTTGAAAGGAGGGCACAGATCACGAGTTGGTGCCATGGACTGGAACAATCACATCCTAACAACCGGAGGTCAGGATGGTCTGATCTTCAACAATGATGTGAGAGTGAGGTCTCACATTGTCGAAACCTACACCGGACATGACCAAGAAGTTTGTGGGCTTAAGTGGTCGGCATCCGGGCAGCAGTTGGCTAGTGGTGGAAACGACAACGTCCTCCAAATCTGGGACAGATCCATGGCAGCATCGAATGCTCCTACCCAGTGGCTTCACAGGCTCGAAGAGCATACCGCTGCTGTTAAAGCACTCGCGTGGTGTCCCTTCCAGAGCAACCTACTAGCCTCGGGCGGAGGTGCTGGTGATAGGTGCATCAAGTTCTGGAACACACACACCGGGTCGTGCTTGAACTCAGTGGACACTGGCTCACAAGTCTGCTCTCTTCTATGGAACAAAAACGAGCGCGAGCTGCTGAGTTCACACGGTTTCACACACAATCAGCTCACTCTCTGGAAGTACCCATCAATGGTGAAGATGGCTGAGCTCACGGGGCATACCTCCCGAGTTCTTTACATGGCTCAGAGCCCGGATGGGTGCACGGTTGCATCTGCAGCGGGAGACGAGACTCTTCGATTTTGGAATGTCTTCGGTACACCTGAAGTTGCTAAGCCTGCACCAAAGACAAAGTCAGAGCCATTCTCTCACTTGAACCGCATCAGATGA